A stretch of the Pseudalkalibacillus hwajinpoensis genome encodes the following:
- a CDS encoding YqzE family protein, protein MSSNDLVKYMTQQVVSYIDQPKEERQQQRAVKKAKKQPFLFRWFGIIPMSISMFVKKKKHESSD, encoded by the coding sequence ATGTCATCAAATGATCTTGTGAAATATATGACTCAGCAAGTTGTGTCTTATATTGATCAACCAAAAGAGGAAAGGCAGCAACAGCGTGCTGTCAAAAAAGCCAAAAAGCAACCATTTTTGTTTCGATGGTTTGGCATTATCCCTATGTCGATTTCAATGTTTGTTAAAAAAAAGAAACATGAAAGCTCGGACTGA
- a CDS encoding DEAD/DEAH box helicase, with product MRTELKFDQEWTNNFLKQIDEDGPWANWDLFKLAIEAEHHTTIPTFAGLQAPSHLPHLTPHPYQLEAARRVVEEMNGKAILADEVGLGKTIEAGLIIKEYMIRGLVKKVLILVPASLVSQWAIELNQKFYIPAVVQRKSYVWDQCDVVVSSIDTAKREPHRSIVYEQNYDMVIIDEAHRLKNSRTKNYEFVQHLPKKFCLLLTATPVQNRLDEVFNLVSLLKPGHLGSLENFEKDYNGKEKKLEDEERLRALIQKVMVRNRREDTGMDWPERIVQTVPITFSPEEDELYRSVEALKKQPVATRSQFSIITLLREICSSREAAYMTLKKMLDKEHLDDSSQTLIQMLIKKIEGVPTNSKAEKALELVQSIEGKVIIFTEYRATQLYLQWFLKEHGITSVPFRGGFKRGKKDWMRELFKNHAKVLIATEAGGEGINLQFCQHVINYDLPWNPMRIEQRIGRIHRLGQESDVHIYNFATKHTVEEHILTLLYEKIQLFESVIGQLDEILTRLGMRDIEKHISDILLHSESEGEIRIKMENIKELINYQKEETDATRKYS from the coding sequence TTGAGAACAGAGTTGAAATTTGATCAAGAGTGGACAAACAACTTTCTGAAACAAATTGATGAAGACGGCCCCTGGGCTAACTGGGACCTTTTTAAACTGGCTATTGAGGCTGAGCATCATACAACCATCCCCACTTTCGCAGGCTTACAGGCGCCATCACATCTCCCTCATTTAACACCACATCCTTACCAGCTTGAAGCAGCTCGGCGAGTTGTAGAGGAAATGAACGGAAAAGCGATTCTAGCAGATGAAGTTGGACTTGGAAAAACCATTGAAGCTGGTTTGATTATTAAAGAATATATGATTCGGGGTCTTGTCAAAAAAGTCCTGATCCTTGTTCCGGCATCATTAGTATCACAATGGGCTATTGAATTAAATCAAAAATTCTACATTCCAGCTGTAGTCCAGAGGAAAAGCTATGTATGGGATCAATGTGACGTTGTGGTTTCATCGATAGATACAGCTAAACGAGAGCCTCATCGCTCAATAGTTTATGAGCAGAACTACGACATGGTTATTATCGATGAAGCACATCGTCTAAAGAATAGTCGTACAAAAAATTATGAATTTGTACAGCACTTACCTAAAAAGTTCTGTCTGCTATTAACGGCTACCCCTGTTCAAAATCGTCTTGATGAAGTCTTTAACCTTGTATCATTATTAAAACCAGGACATCTAGGAAGCTTGGAAAATTTCGAAAAAGACTACAATGGTAAAGAAAAAAAGCTCGAAGACGAAGAAAGGCTTCGCGCTCTCATTCAAAAAGTGATGGTCAGAAACCGGCGTGAAGATACCGGAATGGACTGGCCAGAACGTATTGTTCAAACAGTACCTATTACTTTCTCACCTGAAGAAGATGAGCTTTATCGTTCAGTCGAAGCGCTAAAGAAACAGCCAGTGGCTACGAGAAGTCAATTCTCGATCATCACTTTACTAAGAGAAATCTGTTCAAGCCGCGAAGCTGCATATATGACATTAAAAAAAATGCTTGATAAAGAACACCTTGACGACTCTTCTCAAACTCTCATTCAAATGTTAATTAAAAAAATTGAAGGAGTGCCAACAAATTCAAAAGCAGAAAAGGCCCTTGAATTGGTTCAATCAATCGAAGGTAAGGTCATTATTTTCACAGAATATCGAGCGACTCAATTATATTTACAGTGGTTTTTAAAAGAGCATGGAATTACGTCTGTCCCATTTAGGGGTGGGTTTAAACGGGGAAAAAAAGACTGGATGAGAGAACTCTTCAAAAATCACGCAAAAGTCCTCATTGCAACAGAAGCAGGGGGAGAAGGAATCAATCTTCAATTCTGTCAGCACGTTATCAACTACGATCTACCTTGGAACCCAATGAGAATTGAGCAGCGCATCGGTAGAATACATCGGCTTGGGCAAGAAAGCGATGTGCACATTTATAATTTTGCTACGAAGCATACAGTTGAAGAGCATATCCTTACCCTCTTATATGAAAAAATTCAACTATTTGAAAGTGTTATTGGACAATTAGATGAGATTTTGACACGACTTGGTATGCGCGATATTGAAAAGCATATTTCTGATATACTTCTACACTCTGAAAGCGAAGGAGAAATCCGAATTAAGATGGAGAATATTAAAGAGCTTATCAATTATCAGAAGGAGGAGACAGATGCAACAAGAAAATATTCATAA
- a CDS encoding SAM-dependent methyltransferase, translating into MKEIERSPGGAISFEKFMTLSLYHERYGYYQVNQPKTGRNGDFYTSTSVHDIFPRVMARVLIADIHKHNLEPFIVDAGSGDGNFIASFLDEVKQKDQALFHQLTYCVIEASQYHRRLIKEKVHGLNVRMYSSLSEIKNDVPILNGILLSNELLDAFPVRVVEKFQKQLYEVCVGIDHRGSFREIYKPCTDAKLIKWLNHHDVVLAEDQRFEVPLIMSDWLYKTGEWISEGKVYTIDYGYTNEEWQHPARKRGSLRGYRKHQLMEDVLRYPGEMDLTTHVSIDAIEKIGIENGLEWLECLPQGQFLLKHDLLSFIKQVNPDKPFSNEQKQNRAIRWLAESNQFLVMIQEKRQRKKDDA; encoded by the coding sequence ATGAAGGAGATCGAGCGTAGTCCTGGAGGCGCTATATCGTTCGAGAAATTTATGACGCTGTCTCTTTATCATGAGCGGTATGGCTATTACCAGGTAAATCAACCTAAAACAGGTCGAAACGGTGATTTCTATACATCTACAAGTGTTCATGATATTTTTCCTAGAGTTATGGCTCGGGTTCTGATCGCCGATATTCACAAGCATAATCTTGAACCTTTCATTGTTGATGCAGGGTCTGGTGATGGGAACTTCATTGCCTCCTTTCTTGATGAAGTGAAACAAAAAGACCAGGCACTTTTTCATCAACTAACTTATTGTGTGATAGAAGCAAGTCAATACCATCGTCGTCTAATTAAAGAAAAGGTGCACGGGCTTAACGTGAGAATGTATTCTTCACTTTCTGAAATAAAGAATGACGTACCTATATTAAACGGTATTCTTTTATCCAATGAACTGTTAGATGCTTTTCCTGTTCGGGTTGTAGAGAAATTTCAAAAGCAATTGTACGAAGTGTGTGTGGGAATAGATCATCGTGGTTCTTTTAGGGAGATCTACAAACCTTGTACAGATGCAAAGCTAATCAAATGGTTAAATCATCATGACGTTGTTCTTGCGGAAGATCAACGCTTTGAAGTACCCTTGATCATGAGCGATTGGCTTTATAAGACTGGTGAATGGATTTCCGAGGGGAAAGTTTATACAATTGACTACGGCTACACGAACGAGGAATGGCAACATCCTGCAAGGAAAAGGGGGAGTCTGCGCGGGTACAGGAAACACCAATTAATGGAAGACGTTCTCCGGTATCCAGGGGAAATGGATTTAACCACCCATGTTTCTATTGATGCAATTGAAAAGATTGGAATAGAAAATGGACTAGAATGGCTTGAGTGCTTGCCGCAGGGACAGTTTCTTTTGAAGCATGATCTATTAAGCTTTATTAAGCAAGTCAATCCAGATAAACCGTTTTCTAATGAACAAAAACAAAATCGAGCAATTAGATGGTTAGCAGAATCAAATCAGTTTCTTGTCATGATTCAAGAAAAGCGCCAAAGAAAAAAAGACGATGCATGA
- a CDS encoding Spx/MgsR family RNA polymerase-binding regulatory protein, producing MEDKLLFYTYPSCTSCRKTKAWLKENGVNFEERHLFKDTPSIEELKEIITLSTDGIEEILARRSSSFKKLNVEIDDLTITEMLELMHNEPKLLRRPIVTNGKKLIVGYNKSGLQNLKQRKKKLAVVS from the coding sequence TTGGAAGATAAATTATTGTTTTACACTTATCCAAGTTGTACCTCATGTAGAAAAACGAAAGCCTGGTTAAAAGAAAATGGCGTTAATTTTGAGGAGCGTCACTTATTTAAAGACACACCTTCCATTGAAGAGCTAAAAGAAATTATCACTCTTTCTACTGACGGAATTGAAGAGATTCTAGCTAGAAGGAGTAGCTCCTTTAAAAAGCTAAATGTTGAAATTGACGATTTAACCATAACAGAGATGTTAGAGCTTATGCATAACGAACCAAAACTTCTTAGAAGACCTATCGTAACAAATGGAAAAAAACTGATTGTGGGCTATAACAAATCAGGACTTCAGAACTTAAAACAGCGAAAGAAAAAACTCGCGGTGGTTTCATAA
- the comGD gene encoding competence type IV pilus minor pilin ComGD: MFFRVQFRNSFGYTMLEMMIVLSVLSILLCLIFLHISPTQNASSTRHFLDDIQSDLRYTQELAYVNKSSYRFSISPSKGSYSIQGTASTVVKSNEIPEHITIDEGTMGYQIVFGGNGNVQKAGTLYIKDGKEEYKLVVQVGAGRFYIKEL; this comes from the coding sequence ATGTTTTTTCGTGTGCAATTCAGAAATTCTTTTGGCTACACCATGCTAGAAATGATGATTGTTCTCTCCGTTTTATCAATTCTTCTATGTCTGATCTTTCTACACATTTCCCCTACACAAAATGCTTCTTCCACACGACATTTTCTAGACGACATCCAATCAGATCTAAGGTATACCCAGGAGCTTGCATATGTAAATAAATCCTCGTATCGATTTTCCATTTCACCTAGTAAAGGGTCGTATAGTATACAGGGCACCGCATCTACGGTAGTGAAGTCGAATGAAATTCCAGAACATATTACGATTGATGAAGGAACAATGGGGTATCAAATTGTGTTTGGGGGGAATGGAAACGTTCAAAAAGCAGGAACACTTTATATAAAGGATGGCAAGGAGGAGTATAAACTTGTGGTGCAGGTGGGAGCTGGTCGTTTCTATATTAAAGAGTTGTAA
- a CDS encoding YbjQ family protein, translated as MMIVTTDEIATKEIKEVIGYVRGSTVQSKHVGKDILASLRTIVGGEITEYTEMMTEARQRAIARMVKDAEGKGANAIVGFRLQSSAVMSSASEIIAYGTAVIIG; from the coding sequence ATGATGATCGTAACTACTGATGAGATAGCAACGAAAGAGATCAAGGAAGTTATTGGGTATGTTCGTGGGAGCACAGTTCAATCCAAACACGTAGGGAAAGACATACTAGCAAGTCTTCGAACAATAGTAGGGGGAGAAATAACAGAATATACAGAAATGATGACGGAAGCACGGCAAAGAGCTATCGCAAGAATGGTCAAAGATGCTGAAGGAAAGGGAGCAAATGCAATTGTCGGTTTTCGCCTTCAGTCTTCAGCTGTAATGTCAAGCGCATCAGAAATTATAGCTTATGGAACAGCGGTTATTATAGGATGA
- a CDS encoding DUF2626 domain-containing protein, whose translation MPRMYRVLAFWTGIFSLMGFVGEMPVLGLLFLGQAGMFLALSYLNLTERTYLYIFGVYLTLFMVGFSYWSVFMMTPGSGGH comes from the coding sequence ATGCCTAGAATGTACCGAGTTTTAGCTTTCTGGACCGGCATTTTCTCACTAATGGGCTTTGTTGGTGAGATGCCAGTATTGGGATTGCTGTTCCTTGGCCAGGCCGGCATGTTTTTAGCGTTAAGTTATTTAAACTTAACAGAACGTACTTATCTGTATATTTTTGGTGTATACTTAACTTTATTTATGGTCGGTTTTTCATACTGGTCAGTGTTCATGATGACGCCTGGATCAGGCGGACATTAA
- a CDS encoding YqhG family protein, with translation MQQENIHNYLRSYFLANDCQIREEKSGYLDVQLTIDLDKELMNRPFYWHYLEKTGGTPRPMTLTLITNQSSDEKGEFVHFGAPRLHQIFSSTKKLASSIRLFEDVQTNYQQQYSLHPWLCLNIKISYQCDRKKHRLLSLGLHLVSGAVVDDFHQLLLTKKLTPKIPDYAFTITPIIKPSSGLKRLEDVVEMLISQEDLEWAEEAKMRWATDLNLLDQFYNGKTNDQSYQVERDALRKQYEPTITAEIINGGIFHLAPGIESHPS, from the coding sequence ATGCAACAAGAAAATATTCATAATTATCTGCGCTCGTATTTTCTTGCCAATGACTGCCAGATTCGAGAAGAAAAATCCGGCTATCTTGACGTCCAATTAACGATTGATCTTGATAAAGAACTAATGAACCGCCCTTTTTATTGGCACTATCTTGAGAAGACTGGTGGTACTCCTCGACCAATGACACTCACCCTAATTACAAACCAATCAAGCGATGAAAAAGGGGAGTTCGTTCACTTTGGTGCACCAAGACTACATCAAATTTTCTCATCTACTAAAAAGCTTGCGTCCTCTATCCGACTTTTTGAGGATGTGCAAACAAATTATCAACAACAATATTCTCTTCATCCATGGCTCTGCCTTAATATTAAAATATCTTATCAGTGTGATCGAAAGAAACACCGTCTCCTCTCCCTCGGTCTACACCTTGTAAGCGGAGCGGTTGTTGATGACTTTCACCAGTTATTACTAACAAAGAAACTCACTCCTAAAATTCCAGATTATGCTTTTACAATAACGCCAATTATTAAACCCTCAAGCGGCTTGAAGAGACTTGAAGATGTGGTAGAAATGCTTATTTCACAGGAGGATTTAGAATGGGCAGAAGAAGCAAAAATGAGATGGGCCACTGATTTAAACCTTCTTGATCAATTTTATAACGGAAAAACCAATGATCAGAGCTATCAAGTTGAAAGAGATGCTCTTCGAAAACAATATGAGCCAACAATTACGGCAGAAATAATTAACGGGGGCATCTTTCATTTAGCACCAGGTATTGAGTCACATCCTTCCTAA
- the comGG gene encoding competence type IV pilus minor pilin ComGG — protein sequence MDRKKSALYFKCLINLNEKGYMTAMMMMISTLLLGFVFHLWNVTQNERVFLDREEEEIKKQTLLVLSMKDTISYIQKTGGASAERTFTYNEGTVRAVINSSSDVLQITLSGTTDNGIRVAASFQYNQMMKQVVEWSEGST from the coding sequence ATGGACAGAAAGAAAAGCGCGCTATATTTCAAATGTCTCATAAACCTTAATGAAAAAGGTTATATGACGGCTATGATGATGATGATTAGTACGCTGCTTCTTGGGTTTGTTTTTCATTTATGGAATGTGACACAAAATGAGCGAGTTTTTCTTGATCGTGAAGAGGAAGAAATTAAGAAGCAGACCTTGCTAGTCCTTAGTATGAAAGATACAATTTCATATATACAGAAAACAGGGGGAGCTAGTGCGGAGAGAACGTTTACGTACAATGAAGGTACAGTTCGCGCTGTGATTAATTCTTCTTCTGATGTATTGCAAATTACGTTGAGTGGAACGACGGATAATGGAATACGCGTAGCTGCGTCTTTTCAATACAATCAAATGATGAAGCAAGTCGTAGAATGGAGTGAAGGTTCAACATGA
- a CDS encoding ComGF family competence protein — protein MNEKGITLLELMLTVTILIAIVCVLPLIMNASLQEVNADFQHEEAQLFFHLFSKEVRESSRIQIHNGGIEMLSKNGTTIRYERYGSSIRRRVNNAGHEIVLQNIRELFLEVTDGRVIVEVELADGQKEKRAIFQMSHKP, from the coding sequence ATGAATGAAAAAGGAATCACATTACTAGAATTGATGTTAACTGTGACCATTCTCATTGCGATTGTATGTGTGCTTCCTTTGATAATGAACGCTTCTTTACAAGAAGTGAATGCAGATTTTCAGCATGAGGAAGCACAATTGTTCTTTCATTTGTTTTCTAAAGAAGTTCGTGAATCTTCTCGAATTCAGATCCATAATGGCGGAATTGAGATGTTGTCGAAGAACGGAACAACTATACGATACGAACGCTACGGATCGTCTATTCGGCGTAGAGTAAACAATGCTGGGCATGAAATTGTATTACAGAACATTCGGGAGTTATTTCTTGAAGTAACTGATGGAAGAGTGATTGTTGAGGTGGAACTTGCTGATGGACAGAAAGAAAAGCGCGCTATATTTCAAATGTCTCATAAACCTTAA
- the comGB gene encoding competence type IV pilus assembly protein ComGB, protein MKRFKWKLDRKADFLCRIGKMLEEGYSLAKCLEVYALYQNDHIRSNIEMIIIRLKGGDSFHDVLADFQFPADILSYLYMSEQRDFATGISASGQLMKTRSEWQKRLRSTLAYPIFLFWMTAIMLFVVGKYLLPQFNTLYHSLDVPLPFISRFFMTLVRFTPAIFVGLILLSIVLYLSTLIKNKKSSAVHKMLVYSKIPFVHFFIPLYLTHHTSLHLGLLLQSGLSIAEAFSLLTKQSHFVFFQEEAERVSRSLMRGEKLEDLFDQPRLYVPEFKEILMHGQASGNLGRELILYGEVIGERFEELVKKGFMILQPVSFVGVGLVVMLMFMSILLPMFYYLQNI, encoded by the coding sequence GTGAAACGATTCAAATGGAAGCTTGACCGTAAAGCAGATTTTCTTTGTCGTATAGGGAAGATGCTTGAGGAAGGATACTCACTTGCCAAATGTTTGGAGGTATACGCCTTATATCAAAACGACCATATTCGATCAAATATTGAAATGATTATTATCAGACTTAAGGGTGGTGATTCCTTTCACGATGTTTTAGCAGATTTTCAGTTTCCAGCAGATATCTTATCCTATTTATATATGTCTGAGCAGCGAGATTTTGCAACCGGTATTTCGGCATCCGGTCAGTTGATGAAAACGCGAAGTGAATGGCAAAAACGACTTAGAAGTACGCTTGCTTACCCCATCTTTTTATTTTGGATGACAGCGATCATGCTGTTTGTCGTAGGAAAGTATTTATTACCTCAATTTAATACGCTCTACCACTCCCTTGATGTTCCACTCCCTTTTATTTCAAGATTTTTTATGACGCTCGTTAGATTTACTCCGGCTATTTTTGTCGGTTTAATTTTACTTTCTATTGTCCTTTACCTTTCCACTTTGATAAAAAACAAGAAAAGTTCAGCTGTACACAAAATGCTTGTCTACAGTAAAATTCCGTTCGTGCATTTTTTTATTCCTCTTTATCTGACACATCATACCTCTCTTCACCTGGGGCTCCTACTTCAAAGCGGTCTTTCAATTGCAGAAGCTTTCTCGTTATTAACTAAACAATCTCACTTTGTGTTTTTTCAAGAAGAAGCCGAACGTGTTTCACGATCATTAATGCGTGGTGAAAAATTAGAGGATTTATTTGATCAGCCACGTTTGTATGTTCCTGAATTCAAAGAAATTTTAATGCATGGCCAGGCAAGTGGGAATTTAGGAAGAGAGCTAATCTTATATGGGGAGGTGATCGGTGAACGGTTTGAGGAGTTGGTAAAAAAAGGATTTATGATTTTGCAACCAGTTAGTTTTGTCGGTGTTGGTCTTGTTGTTATGTTGATGTTTATGTCTATTCTTTTACCCATGTTTTATTATTTGCAAAATATTTAA
- the comGC gene encoding competence type IV pilus major pilin ComGC, translating into MKIRKWLGFIKDEKGFTLIEMMIVIMIISILLLIAVPGLTKNNEVVEAKSCEATIKVAQTQVAAYKANFGSYPTSINDLVSEEYLDMDEVTCPGGEELTVADGKVKLAN; encoded by the coding sequence ATGAAAATAAGGAAATGGTTAGGTTTTATTAAAGATGAGAAAGGGTTTACGCTAATCGAAATGATGATTGTTATTATGATCATTTCAATATTGCTTTTAATTGCGGTACCAGGATTAACTAAAAACAACGAGGTTGTTGAGGCGAAAAGCTGCGAGGCCACAATAAAAGTTGCCCAAACACAGGTAGCGGCGTATAAAGCGAATTTTGGATCCTATCCAACTTCAATCAATGATCTTGTTTCAGAAGAATACCTAGACATGGATGAAGTAACTTGTCCTGGAGGTGAAGAGTTAACCGTCGCCGATGGGAAGGTAAAGCTAGCTAACTAA
- the comGA gene encoding competence type IV pilus ATPase ComGA codes for MLNIEEKGKDIIKQAVEVGASDVHFHPKEKGALIQFRVDNRLYDALWLPMMVAEKLLSHFKFLSGMDIGEKRRPQNGAMDMVLYPRKLHLRLSTIPTPYHESLVVRILPQDETHSFKELFLFPSTATRLLQIVSCNSGLFMITGPTGSGKTTTMYSLLQTLSVKRHRRVLTIEDPIEKRNPDFIQMEVNEKAGLSYYEGFKAGLRHDPDILVVGEIRDEQTAQLAIRASMTGHLVVSTLHTGSTLECIPRLLEFGIPLHNITQTLRGVATQRLVPLKCPYCQVCSLECLKRRTRRKLAVVEILAGLHLQKALDHPDLLSIPGQSTIKDYILRAYALGYIQKETVEKELGLFNRETIQMEA; via the coding sequence TTGCTGAACATTGAAGAAAAAGGAAAGGATATTATTAAGCAGGCGGTGGAAGTAGGGGCCTCAGATGTACACTTTCATCCGAAAGAAAAAGGAGCGTTGATTCAATTTCGTGTTGATAATAGACTTTATGATGCGCTTTGGCTTCCTATGATGGTAGCAGAAAAGCTATTGTCTCATTTTAAATTCCTCAGTGGTATGGATATTGGAGAGAAGCGTCGCCCACAAAATGGGGCCATGGATATGGTTCTATATCCAAGAAAACTCCACTTAAGACTCTCAACGATTCCCACCCCTTATCACGAAAGTCTTGTCGTTCGTATCCTTCCGCAAGATGAAACCCACTCCTTTAAAGAACTCTTTCTTTTCCCCTCAACTGCAACTCGACTTCTCCAAATCGTAAGTTGTAACAGTGGCTTATTTATGATTACAGGACCAACAGGTTCTGGAAAAACTACAACCATGTATTCCCTCCTTCAAACTCTCAGCGTTAAGCGGCATAGGCGAGTTCTTACAATTGAAGATCCCATCGAAAAGCGCAATCCTGATTTTATTCAAATGGAAGTCAATGAGAAAGCTGGACTATCTTATTATGAGGGGTTCAAAGCTGGGCTCAGGCATGATCCAGATATTCTTGTCGTCGGGGAAATAAGAGATGAACAAACTGCCCAACTCGCTATTCGAGCTAGCATGACGGGGCATCTTGTGGTTTCAACGCTACACACCGGAAGTACGCTAGAGTGCATTCCAAGATTACTTGAGTTTGGTATTCCTCTTCATAATATTACTCAAACGTTAAGAGGAGTCGCCACTCAACGACTTGTTCCCCTAAAGTGTCCCTATTGTCAAGTATGCTCTCTGGAGTGTCTAAAGCGAAGAACACGAAGAAAACTTGCTGTCGTTGAAATTCTCGCTGGTCTTCACCTTCAAAAAGCCCTCGATCATCCAGATCTTTTATCGATCCCTGGTCAATCCACCATTAAAGATTACATTCTTCGAGCTTATGCCCTAGGTTATATTCAAAAAGAGACTGTCGAGAAGGAGTTGGGTTTATTTAATCGTGAAACGATTCAAATGGAAGCTTGA
- a CDS encoding shikimate kinase has protein sequence MRAVYLTGFMGSGKTTIGEELSQALSLKSVDTDEHLTKMQGKTIPAIFEEEGEFAFRTYESASLKDLPTENVIISTGGGIVLKEENRTFMKQNGTVIYLHCEPEEIIKRLEGDTSRPLLAGADLEHKVHTIFKERLSLYREAEYEIDTTKRSVGGIVKEICNLLG, from the coding sequence ATGAGAGCGGTCTATTTAACAGGATTTATGGGCTCTGGCAAAACAACTATAGGTGAGGAATTATCTCAAGCGTTATCGCTGAAATCGGTTGATACAGATGAGCATCTTACGAAAATGCAAGGCAAGACCATTCCTGCCATTTTTGAAGAGGAAGGAGAATTTGCTTTTAGAACGTATGAATCAGCCTCTCTAAAAGATCTACCAACTGAAAACGTGATCATTAGTACAGGCGGTGGGATTGTTTTAAAAGAAGAAAATCGAACATTTATGAAGCAAAATGGAACGGTGATTTACTTACATTGTGAACCAGAAGAAATCATAAAGCGACTTGAAGGTGATACATCAAGGCCTTTACTTGCTGGAGCGGATCTAGAACATAAGGTTCATACGATATTCAAAGAGCGATTATCACTCTATCGTGAAGCAGAATATGAAATTGACACAACGAAACGTTCAGTAGGGGGAATTGTAAAGGAAATATGTAACCTGCTTGGTTAA
- a CDS encoding alpha/beta fold hydrolase, whose product MWKQTLINTKRGTFEVFIKGNGPPLCVTHLYSQFNESGDYFADTFTTSHKVYLVNLKDAGHSDSLNAPYEYFMLETVFDLESVRSALGVKQWTFAGHSTGGMLGCVYGIHASRSLTAIIIVGAAAREYGSSSSACIYNSAHENYHIMQHYIEKLKDSRLGDDERERITRDRTKLSLYLPEKYQDYFSKRINKKMATNRMNFFAREIIQFDVTKQLNIISAPTLIACGKHDVQCPLLFSEEIADGIPNAQLAIFDQSNHYPFLEEKALFETKVHDFLNDASFRY is encoded by the coding sequence ATGTGGAAACAAACGCTTATTAATACAAAGCGAGGGACTTTTGAAGTTTTTATCAAAGGGAACGGTCCTCCATTATGTGTGACGCACCTGTACTCTCAATTTAATGAAAGCGGAGACTATTTTGCAGATACGTTTACGACTAGTCATAAAGTCTACTTAGTTAATTTAAAGGATGCGGGTCATTCAGATTCTTTAAACGCACCTTATGAGTATTTTATGTTGGAGACTGTATTTGATCTTGAAAGTGTTAGATCAGCTCTTGGAGTTAAACAGTGGACATTCGCTGGTCATTCTACGGGAGGGATGCTTGGTTGTGTATATGGAATTCATGCATCCCGTTCGCTTACAGCCATAATAATAGTAGGAGCTGCAGCTAGAGAATATGGTTCTTCGTCGTCAGCATGTATATATAACTCTGCGCATGAGAATTATCACATCATGCAGCATTACATAGAAAAACTAAAAGACTCGAGACTTGGTGATGATGAGCGGGAAAGGATCACGAGAGACAGAACCAAGCTGTCTCTTTATTTGCCAGAAAAATATCAAGACTATTTTTCAAAACGAATAAATAAAAAGATGGCAACAAATCGGATGAACTTTTTTGCCCGCGAAATCATCCAATTTGATGTAACGAAACAACTTAATATAATATCTGCCCCAACTTTAATAGCATGTGGGAAGCATGACGTCCAGTGTCCTTTATTATTTTCGGAAGAAATAGCAGATGGAATTCCAAATGCCCAACTGGCTATTTTTGATCAAAGCAATCATTATCCTTTTCTTGAAGAAAAAGCATTATTTGAAACAAAGGTTCATGATTTTCTCAATGATGCGTCATTTAGATATTGA